One Clavelina lepadiformis chromosome 1, kaClaLepa1.1, whole genome shotgun sequence genomic region harbors:
- the LOC143458935 gene encoding uncharacterized protein LOC143458935, with the protein MDIGETGCPHTADGFHANVSGNIAHNNTYPVNSTFTNIHQSGVTNQPRITYVPARPAGYHLTGTKTARATCIAVIGVFPTVVGIAIASVGITFNVLPIMLFGIVVAVFGIALVSIGCVLRCKSHSYAINTIATSTAAVGVVHDQPGTPNHVSPQGATNVHPTTIIYQRQPYTSNTQLSPGTNAVQPNLFQPGYPSDGSIGIPQSNSAYPSQSFPVPETTQAASSYPPSYK; encoded by the exons ATGGATATAGGTGAAACTGGGTGTCCTCATACAGCAGATGGTTTCCACGCAAATGTGTCAGGAAATATAGCCCACAACAACACTTATCCGGTGAACAGCACATTCACTAATATTCATCAAAGCGGAGTGACTAATCAGCCAAGGATTACGTACGTTCCTGCCAGGCCTGCAG GTTATCATCTCACTGGTACTAAAACAGCAAGAGCTACGTGCATAGCAGTTATCGGAGTATTTCCGACAGTAGTTGGAATCGCAATAGCATCCGTTGGGATAACGTTTAACGTTTTACCCATCATGTTATTTGGAATTGTTGTTGCAGTTTTTGGCATAGCGTTAGTGTCAATCGGTTGCGTTTTGCGCTGCAAATCTCACAGCTATGCTATAAACACGATTGCCACTTCAACCGCAGCCGTCGGTGTTGTTCATGATCAACCTGGCACACCCAATCATGTTTCACCTCAAGGTGCAACGAATGTTCACCCAACAACTATTATTTATCAGCGGCAGCCGTACACATCAAATACCCAGCTATCCCCAGGAACTAACGCGGTCCAGCCAAACTTGTTTCAACCGGGATATCCGTCTGATGGGTCCATCGGAATACCCCAGTCAAATTCTGCGTATCCGTCGCAGTCTTTTCCTGTTCCAGAAACAACACAAGCAGCATCTAGTTATCCACCAAGCTACAAATAA